Proteins encoded within one genomic window of Phototrophicus methaneseepsis:
- a CDS encoding ArgE/DapE family deacylase, whose amino-acid sequence MKIPIDEAYLTKQIQALVQIDSINPDLEKGAAGEGAIANYVAQALTEIGITPQIQKVEGDRKNVLGVLKGTGNGKSLLLNAHLDTVGITGMAAPFSGTLQDGKIYGRGAYDMKASIAAMLAVMKGFVESGHQLAGDLWFTTVIDEEYGSKGMEHLVKHLHTDAAILTEPTQLRVCCAHRGFVWIEVKTQGRAAHGSRYNEGIDANMHMGRVLVELEKLSQALVQRTGHPLLGPPSMHAPLIQGGTSQSVYAAFCRVELERRILPGETVDAVVTEVQAVIDKLAAADPQFHADVKALFNRNAYEIAPNAPIVKTVQATAQQVLSTTPELYGEVWWMDSALLGEAGIDTVIIGPSGGGIHADEEWVEVESVVQLAHILAQSAISYCK is encoded by the coding sequence ATGAAAATTCCAATAGATGAAGCTTATCTCACGAAACAGATCCAAGCATTAGTCCAGATTGATTCAATTAACCCGGACCTGGAAAAAGGTGCTGCCGGAGAAGGTGCCATAGCCAACTACGTCGCACAAGCCTTGACGGAAATTGGCATCACACCGCAGATACAAAAAGTCGAAGGTGACCGTAAAAACGTCCTGGGAGTGCTCAAAGGAACAGGTAACGGCAAATCCCTATTACTCAACGCCCACCTCGATACCGTCGGCATCACAGGCATGGCAGCTCCATTTTCCGGTACATTGCAAGATGGCAAGATTTATGGTCGCGGTGCGTATGATATGAAAGCCAGTATCGCGGCTATGCTCGCTGTGATGAAGGGCTTTGTCGAATCAGGCCATCAGCTTGCAGGCGATCTATGGTTCACCACCGTTATAGATGAAGAATATGGCAGTAAAGGCATGGAGCACCTCGTTAAACATCTCCATACGGATGCTGCTATTCTCACAGAACCCACACAGCTGCGTGTTTGCTGTGCACACCGGGGCTTTGTATGGATTGAAGTCAAAACACAGGGGCGGGCCGCGCATGGCAGCCGTTATAATGAAGGCATTGACGCGAATATGCATATGGGCCGGGTCCTGGTTGAGCTTGAAAAACTCTCTCAGGCGCTCGTGCAGCGCACAGGACATCCATTATTAGGGCCACCCTCAATGCATGCACCGCTGATACAGGGCGGCACCTCACAATCGGTCTACGCTGCCTTTTGTCGCGTCGAGCTTGAACGCCGCATTTTACCGGGCGAGACGGTAGATGCCGTCGTCACAGAAGTTCAGGCGGTTATCGACAAGTTAGCTGCAGCAGATCCGCAGTTTCATGCTGATGTCAAAGCCTTATTCAACCGCAACGCTTATGAGATTGCACCCAATGCGCCCATTGTAAAGACTGTGCAGGCCACAGCGCAGCAAGTCCTCTCAACCACGCCAGAGCTTTATGGCGAAGTATGGTGGATGGATTCCGCCTTATTGGGCGAAGCAGGGATTGATACAGTCATTATAGGGCCATCTGGCGGGGGCATCCACGCAGACGAAGAATGGGTGGAAGTTGAATCAGTCGTTCAATTAGCGCACATCCTGGCACAATCAGCGATAAGCTATTGTAAGTAA
- a CDS encoding cystathionine gamma-synthase family protein — MSKNPLHPATGCVWYGEETYLMQGATQVPVVHSVSYGYEDVDEWLAVALGEKPGHIYGRNTNPTVHAFEEKVRLLEGAEAATSASTGMGIISSTLFTLLSPGQRVVSVKDTYGGTNVIFTEFLPRFNIEVMLCDTTDHDQIEAEIAKGCDVVYLESPTNPTTKVVNIARLSKAAHKVGATVVVDNTFATPINQNPLQLGADLVLHSATKFLGGHADALGGVICGSAGLIAQIYHYREINGATLHPMAAYLLLRGMKTLELRIRQQNASALKIAQYLESHPAVEQVFYPGLATHSGHEIASEQMRGFGGMMSFMLKENTFDAVRRFVPRLQHAHAAANLGAVETIVGPPATTSHVECTPEERAAMGIPESLIRYSTGIENTDDLIADLEQALAIF, encoded by the coding sequence ATGTCAAAAAATCCCCTTCATCCAGCCACCGGCTGCGTGTGGTACGGTGAGGAAACTTACTTAATGCAAGGTGCCACCCAGGTGCCCGTCGTCCACAGTGTGTCATATGGTTATGAAGATGTGGATGAGTGGCTGGCTGTCGCCCTTGGCGAAAAACCAGGGCACATCTATGGGAGAAATACAAACCCCACCGTCCACGCCTTTGAAGAAAAGGTCCGCCTGCTAGAAGGTGCAGAAGCCGCGACAAGCGCCTCCACGGGAATGGGAATTATCAGCAGTACGCTCTTTACCCTCCTCTCCCCAGGTCAGCGCGTTGTCTCCGTCAAAGACACCTATGGTGGGACGAACGTTATCTTCACCGAATTTCTGCCGCGCTTTAATATCGAAGTAATGCTCTGTGATACAACCGATCACGACCAGATTGAAGCAGAAATTGCAAAAGGCTGTGATGTCGTTTATCTAGAAAGCCCGACAAATCCCACGACGAAGGTCGTCAATATTGCCCGCCTGAGCAAGGCCGCTCATAAAGTCGGCGCGACAGTCGTCGTCGATAACACCTTTGCCACCCCTATCAATCAGAATCCCCTCCAGCTAGGGGCCGATCTCGTGTTGCACAGCGCAACCAAATTCCTGGGTGGGCATGCTGATGCACTCGGTGGTGTCATTTGTGGCAGTGCCGGTCTCATCGCACAGATTTACCATTATCGAGAAATTAACGGCGCGACATTACACCCTATGGCCGCCTATTTGCTGCTGCGTGGCATGAAAACGCTTGAGCTGCGCATTCGCCAGCAAAACGCCAGCGCACTCAAAATCGCCCAATATCTGGAATCTCACCCAGCGGTGGAACAGGTCTTTTATCCGGGGTTGGCAACCCATAGCGGCCATGAGATTGCCAGCGAGCAAATGCGGGGCTTCGGGGGCATGATGAGCTTCATGCTTAAGGAAAACACCTTCGATGCGGTGCGTCGATTTGTGCCACGTTTACAACACGCCCACGCAGCAGCCAACCTGGGCGCGGTAGAAACCATCGTTGGGCCACCTGCCACCACCAGCCATGTCGAATGTACACCGGAAGAGCGCGCGGCTATGGGTATCCCTGAAAGTCTGATACGTTATTCTACCGGCATCGAAAATACCGATGATCTCATTGCTGATCTAGAGCAAGCGCTCGCTATATTTTGA